A window of Zingiber officinale cultivar Zhangliang chromosome 5A, Zo_v1.1, whole genome shotgun sequence contains these coding sequences:
- the LOC121980822 gene encoding uncharacterized protein LOC121980822 isoform X2 has translation MDRSMVDAASGGALVNKTSTQARELIEVMTSNYQQYETRPVIAKDVHSFASVLPTRIQYCQLDPQFYQTHQQGRYNLIEGFRYENTQQRNSDWSQHYQPCFQHHQPEQDFWEQSQQFLQHQETQFKPRTHSSTQLQLYSDQPTASIPEEMDCRVCDIPDFYSASLHDSSNFLYCDVVVDPDNVVVDDIVVPNILDGAGIGDDDGSVGETQESLPSIILPPVEPFILLNDDGSVGETQESLPLIELDPELVPLPDRDDAAFTILEHPVNHSRMHTTT, from the exons atggacagaagtatggttgatgcagctagtggaggggctctagttaacaagacatctactcaggCCAGAGAACTTATCGAGGTTATGACTTCAAATTATCAGCAGTATGAGACTAGACCAGTGATTGCtaaagatgttcattcctttgccagTGTACTCCCTACTAGAATCCAGTATTGCCAGCTTGATCCTCAGTTTTATCAGACTCATCAGCAGGGCAGGTATAATTTAATTGAAGGATTCAGGTATGAGAACACACAACAAAGGAATTCTGATTGGTCCCAACATTACCAGCCTTGCTTTCAACACCATCAGCCTGAGCAGGATTTTTGGGAGCAGTCACAACAATTTTTGCAACATCAAGAAACACAGTTCAAGCCAAGAACACATTCATCGACACAGTTACAGTTGTATTCAGATCAACCTACCGCATCAATtcctgaggagatggattgtagagtttgtgatattcctgacttTTATTCTGCTTCTCTGCATGATTCttctaattttttatattgtgatgTTGTCGTTGATCCTGATAATGTTGTTGTCGATGATATTGTTGTTCCAAATATTCTTGATGGTGCAGGTATAGgagatgatgatggaagtgtaggggaaactcaagaatcacttccttcgATTATTCTACCACCGGTTGAGCCTTTTATTCTACTtaatgatgatggaagtgtaggggaaactcaagaatcacttccgttAATTGAACTTGATCCAGAGCTAGTACCTTTACCTGATCGAGATGATGCCGCATTCACTATTCTAGAGCATCCAG TAAATCATTCAAGGATGCATACTACCACTTGA
- the LOC121980822 gene encoding uncharacterized protein LOC121980822 isoform X1 — protein MDRSMVDAASGGALVNKTSTQARELIEVMTSNYQQYETRPVIAKDVHSFASVLPTRIQYCQLDPQFYQTHQQGRYNLIEGFRYENTQQRNSDWSQHYQPCFQHHQPEQDFWEQSQQFLQHQETQFKPRTHSSTQLQLYSDQPTASIPEEMDCRVCDIPDFYSASLHDSSNFLYCDVVVDPDNVVVDDIVVPNILDGAGIGDDDGSVGETQESLPSIILPPVEPFILLNDDGSVGETQESLPLIELDPELVPLPDRDDAAFTILEHPGIFQDVNHSRMHTTT, from the exons atggacagaagtatggttgatgcagctagtggaggggctctagttaacaagacatctactcaggCCAGAGAACTTATCGAGGTTATGACTTCAAATTATCAGCAGTATGAGACTAGACCAGTGATTGCtaaagatgttcattcctttgccagTGTACTCCCTACTAGAATCCAGTATTGCCAGCTTGATCCTCAGTTTTATCAGACTCATCAGCAGGGCAGGTATAATTTAATTGAAGGATTCAGGTATGAGAACACACAACAAAGGAATTCTGATTGGTCCCAACATTACCAGCCTTGCTTTCAACACCATCAGCCTGAGCAGGATTTTTGGGAGCAGTCACAACAATTTTTGCAACATCAAGAAACACAGTTCAAGCCAAGAACACATTCATCGACACAGTTACAGTTGTATTCAGATCAACCTACCGCATCAATtcctgaggagatggattgtagagtttgtgatattcctgacttTTATTCTGCTTCTCTGCATGATTCttctaattttttatattgtgatgTTGTCGTTGATCCTGATAATGTTGTTGTCGATGATATTGTTGTTCCAAATATTCTTGATGGTGCAGGTATAGgagatgatgatggaagtgtaggggaaactcaagaatcacttccttcgATTATTCTACCACCGGTTGAGCCTTTTATTCTACTtaatgatgatggaagtgtaggggaaactcaagaatcacttccgttAATTGAACTTGATCCAGAGCTAGTACCTTTACCTGATCGAGATGATGCCGCATTCACTATTCTAGAGCATCCAGGTATCTTTCAGGATG TAAATCATTCAAGGATGCATACTACCACTTGA